The following proteins are encoded in a genomic region of Neisseria perflava:
- a CDS encoding succinate dehydrogenase iron-sulfur subunit, translating to MEKMSFEIYRYNPDVDAKPYMQRYELELEPTDVKLLDALVRLKAQDDTLSFRRSCREGICGSDGMNINGKNGLACLTDLRSLKQPVKIRPLPGLPVIRDLIVDMTQFFKQYHSIKPYVVNDNPIDADKERLQTQEERKELDGLYECILCACCSTACPSFWWNPDKFVGPSGLLNAYRFIADSRDTITNERLDNLNDPYRLFRCHTIMNCVDVCPKHLNPTRAIGKIKEIMLKRAV from the coding sequence ATGGAAAAAATGAGTTTTGAAATTTACCGTTACAACCCGGACGTTGATGCCAAACCTTATATGCAACGTTACGAGTTGGAATTGGAACCAACCGACGTTAAGCTTTTGGACGCTTTAGTGCGCCTGAAAGCACAAGACGATACATTGTCTTTCCGCCGTTCTTGCCGCGAAGGTATTTGCGGTTCTGACGGTATGAACATCAACGGTAAAAACGGCTTGGCATGTCTGACTGATTTGCGCAGCCTGAAACAGCCGGTCAAAATCCGTCCTTTGCCGGGTCTGCCTGTTATCCGCGACCTGATTGTGGACATGACCCAATTCTTCAAACAGTATCATTCCATCAAACCTTATGTTGTCAACGACAATCCGATTGATGCGGACAAAGAGCGTTTGCAAACTCAGGAAGAGCGTAAAGAGTTGGACGGTTTGTACGAATGTATTTTGTGTGCCTGCTGCTCGACTGCCTGCCCGTCATTCTGGTGGAATCCTGATAAATTCGTCGGTCCGTCCGGTTTGCTGAATGCTTACCGCTTCATTGCGGACAGCCGCGATACCATCACTAATGAGCGTTTGGACAATTTGAACGACCCATACCGTTTGTTCCGTTGTCACACCATTATGAACTGCGTAGACGTATGTCCTAAACACTTGAATCCGACCCGAGCCATCGGTAAGATTAAAGAGATTATGTTGAAACGAGCCGTTTAA
- a CDS encoding succinate dehydrogenase assembly factor 2: MMVFDDIAKRKIRFQTRRGLLELDLIFGRFMEKEFEHLSDQELSEFSEILEFQDQELLALINGHSATDKKHLIPMLEKIRQA; the protein is encoded by the coding sequence ATGATGGTTTTTGACGATATTGCCAAACGGAAAATCCGTTTTCAAACCCGCCGGGGATTGTTGGAATTAGACTTAATCTTTGGTAGGTTTATGGAAAAAGAATTCGAGCACCTGAGTGATCAGGAGTTGTCCGAATTTTCCGAAATCCTCGAATTTCAAGACCAAGAGTTGCTTGCCTTGATTAACGGACATTCGGCGACGGACAAGAAACACCTGATTCCCATGCTTGAAAAAATCAGACAGGCATGA
- the odhB gene encoding 2-oxoglutarate dehydrogenase complex dihydrolipoyllysine-residue succinyltransferase, whose protein sequence is MIIDVKVPMLSESVSEGTLLEWKKKVGEAVARDEILIDIETDKVVLEVPSPQAGVLVEIVAQDGETVVADQVLARIDTAATAAAEAPAAAPAEAAPAAAPAAAQNNAAMPAAAKLAAETGVDVNALQGSGRDGRVLKEDVQNAAAKPAAAAAPAVALPAGARPEERVPMSRLRARVAERLLASQQENAILTTFNEVNMKPIMDLRAKYKDKFEKEHGVKLGFMSFFVKAAVAALKKYPVVNASVDGKDIVYHGYFDIGIAIGSPRGLVVPILRDADQMSIADIEQAIVDYAKKAKDGKIAIEDLTGGTFSITNGGTFGSMMSTPIINPPQSAILGMHATKERAVVENGQVVVRPMMYLALSYDHRIIDGREAVLTLVAIKDALEDPARLLLDL, encoded by the coding sequence ATGATTATTGATGTAAAAGTACCTATGCTGTCTGAAAGCGTATCTGAAGGCACGCTCTTGGAATGGAAGAAAAAAGTTGGCGAAGCCGTTGCCCGTGACGAAATCCTGATCGATATCGAAACTGACAAAGTGGTTTTGGAAGTACCTTCTCCACAAGCCGGCGTATTGGTTGAAATCGTAGCTCAAGACGGTGAAACCGTTGTTGCCGACCAAGTTTTGGCCCGTATCGATACAGCTGCTACCGCTGCCGCTGAAGCACCTGCAGCCGCTCCTGCCGAAGCAGCCCCAGCCGCCGCTCCTGCTGCTGCACAAAACAACGCCGCTATGCCTGCTGCCGCCAAACTGGCTGCCGAGACCGGTGTTGACGTGAACGCATTGCAAGGTTCCGGCCGTGACGGTCGCGTATTGAAAGAAGACGTACAAAATGCCGCTGCCAAACCTGCCGCAGCCGCTGCTCCTGCTGTTGCACTTCCTGCCGGCGCACGTCCAGAAGAACGCGTACCAATGAGCCGCCTGCGTGCCCGTGTTGCAGAACGCCTCTTGGCTTCTCAACAAGAAAACGCCATTCTGACTACATTCAACGAAGTCAACATGAAACCAATCATGGACTTGCGTGCGAAGTACAAAGATAAATTCGAGAAAGAACACGGCGTAAAACTGGGCTTTATGTCCTTCTTCGTTAAAGCCGCTGTTGCCGCCCTGAAAAAATACCCGGTTGTGAATGCTTCTGTTGACGGCAAAGACATCGTGTACCATGGCTACTTCGACATCGGTATCGCAATTGGCAGCCCACGCGGTTTGGTTGTGCCAATCCTGCGCGATGCCGACCAAATGAGCATTGCCGACATCGAACAAGCAATTGTTGATTACGCGAAAAAAGCAAAAGACGGCAAAATCGCTATCGAAGATCTGACCGGCGGTACATTCAGTATTACCAACGGCGGTACTTTCGGTTCTATGATGTCCACCCCGATCATCAACCCGCCTCAATCTGCGATTTTGGGTATGCACGCCACTAAAGAGCGCGCTGTAGTTGAAAACGGTCAAGTTGTTGTCCGTCCAATGATGTATCTGGCTCTGTCTTACGACCACCGTATCATCGACGGCCGCGAAGCTGTATTGACCTTGGTAGCCATTAAAGACGCGTTGGAAGACCCAGCTCGCCTGTTATTGGATCTGTAA
- a CDS encoding 2-oxoglutarate dehydrogenase E1 component: MMDEKLNFSYLFGSNAPYIEELYEKFLDNPESVDEKWKQYFTDLSKQPGAVAVDVAHTPIRESFATLAKKKIAAAVAGGVDEAMMKKQVSVLRLISAYRIQGVGAAQLDPLKRIPPQNIEALDPKFHGLSDADMALQFNMGEGDFSGQSKLPLSQIISNLKQTYCGHIAVEYIYIPNTEERRWVRNYFESVLSTPSYNVEQKRRILKEMTAAETLERYLHTKYVGQKRFGVEGGESAIAGLNYLIQNAGKDGVEEVIIGMAHRGRLNVLVNILGKKPADLFAEFEGRAEIKLPSGDVKYHMGFSSDIATPHGPMHVSLAFNPSHLEIVNPVVEGSARAKQKRLGENGRDKVLPVLIHGDSAFIGLGVNQATFNLSKTRGYTTGGTVHIVINNQIGFTTSDTRDTRSTVHCTDIAKMVSAPVIHVNGDDPERVCFAIQAALDYRKKFHKDIVVDVVCYRKWGHNEGDDPTLTQPMMYKKVSQHPGARALYTEQLIAEGVVTQAEADGYIQAYRDALDKGEHVEQTTLSNFQRTQIDWSKYQGKDWREKIETGLPAADIERLTEKFTAVPEGFALHSTAKRVIEARKAMASGKQAIDWGMAETLAYASLLTKGHGVRISGEDSGRGTFSHRHAVLHDQKREKWDDGTYVPLRNMGEGLGEFLVIDSILNEEAVMAFEYGFACSAPDKLTIWEAQFGDFANGAQVTIDQFLSSGETKWGRLCGLTTILPHGYDGQGPEHSSARVERWLQLCSENNMQVIMPSEASQMFHLLQRQVLGSYRKPLVIFMSKRLLRFKGAMSPLENFTEGSTFRPVIGDTAERASNDSVKRVVLCAGQVYYDLEAGRAERKLEDDVAIVRVEQLYPFPYEEVKAELAKYPNAKSVVWAQEEPKNQGAFYQIRHRIEDVISEEQKLSYAGRPSSASPAVGYSSKHIAQLKQLVEDALAL, from the coding sequence ATGATGGACGAAAAACTCAATTTCTCTTATCTGTTTGGTTCTAATGCGCCATACATCGAGGAGTTGTATGAAAAGTTTCTGGATAATCCGGAATCTGTCGATGAAAAATGGAAACAGTACTTTACCGATTTGAGTAAACAGCCGGGCGCAGTCGCTGTCGATGTTGCCCATACACCGATTCGTGAATCATTTGCCACTTTGGCTAAAAAGAAAATTGCCGCAGCCGTCGCAGGCGGTGTGGATGAGGCAATGATGAAAAAGCAAGTCAGCGTTTTGCGACTGATTTCTGCCTATCGTATCCAAGGCGTGGGTGCAGCCCAACTTGATCCGCTCAAACGTATTCCTCCTCAAAATATCGAAGCTCTCGATCCTAAATTCCACGGTCTGTCAGATGCCGATATGGCGCTTCAGTTCAATATGGGCGAGGGCGATTTTTCCGGTCAGAGCAAACTGCCTCTGTCCCAAATCATCAGTAACCTCAAACAAACCTACTGCGGCCATATCGCGGTAGAGTACATCTACATTCCAAATACCGAAGAGCGTCGCTGGGTTCGCAATTATTTTGAAAGCGTACTGTCTACGCCAAGCTACAACGTTGAACAAAAACGCCGTATCTTGAAAGAAATGACTGCCGCCGAAACTCTGGAACGCTACCTGCATACCAAATATGTCGGCCAAAAACGCTTTGGTGTAGAAGGCGGCGAAAGCGCGATTGCCGGTTTGAACTACCTGATTCAAAACGCCGGTAAAGACGGCGTGGAAGAAGTCATCATCGGTATGGCACACCGTGGCCGTCTGAATGTTTTGGTTAACATTTTGGGCAAAAAACCGGCTGATCTGTTTGCCGAATTTGAAGGCCGTGCTGAAATCAAATTGCCTAGCGGTGACGTGAAATACCACATGGGCTTTAGCTCCGACATTGCTACGCCGCACGGCCCGATGCACGTTTCTTTGGCATTCAACCCGTCACACTTGGAAATCGTTAACCCAGTAGTAGAAGGTTCTGCACGCGCCAAACAAAAACGTTTGGGCGAAAACGGCCGCGATAAAGTCTTGCCGGTATTGATTCACGGTGACTCCGCATTTATCGGTTTGGGTGTTAACCAAGCAACATTCAACCTGTCTAAAACACGCGGCTATACCACCGGCGGTACTGTTCACATCGTGATCAACAACCAAATCGGCTTTACCACTTCCGATACCCGCGATACCCGTTCTACCGTACACTGTACCGATATCGCGAAAATGGTTTCCGCTCCGGTTATCCACGTGAACGGCGATGACCCTGAACGCGTTTGCTTTGCTATCCAAGCCGCTTTGGATTACCGCAAAAAATTCCATAAAGACATCGTGGTCGACGTTGTCTGCTACCGTAAATGGGGCCACAACGAGGGCGATGATCCAACCCTGACCCAACCGATGATGTACAAAAAAGTATCGCAACACCCGGGTGCGCGTGCTTTGTACACCGAACAACTGATTGCCGAAGGCGTGGTAACCCAAGCTGAGGCTGACGGTTACATCCAAGCCTACCGTGATGCTTTGGACAAAGGCGAACATGTTGAACAAACAACTTTGAGCAACTTCCAACGCACACAAATCGACTGGAGCAAATACCAAGGCAAAGATTGGCGCGAAAAAATCGAAACCGGTTTGCCTGCCGCCGACATTGAGCGTCTTACTGAGAAATTCACCGCCGTACCGGAAGGCTTTGCCCTGCATTCGACTGCAAAACGTGTGATCGAAGCGCGTAAAGCCATGGCATCCGGCAAACAAGCCATCGACTGGGGTATGGCCGAAACCCTCGCATACGCAAGCCTGCTGACCAAAGGTCATGGCGTGCGTATCTCCGGTGAGGACTCCGGCCGCGGTACATTCTCACACCGTCATGCAGTATTGCACGATCAAAAACGCGAAAAATGGGACGACGGTACTTATGTTCCTCTGCGCAACATGGGCGAAGGCTTGGGCGAGTTCCTGGTTATCGACTCTATCTTGAACGAAGAAGCCGTGATGGCGTTCGAGTACGGCTTTGCCTGCTCCGCACCTGACAAGCTGACCATTTGGGAAGCTCAATTCGGTGACTTCGCCAACGGCGCGCAAGTGACTATTGATCAATTCCTGTCTTCAGGTGAAACCAAATGGGGTCGTTTGTGCGGCCTGACCACCATCCTGCCGCACGGCTACGACGGTCAAGGCCCTGAGCACTCTTCTGCACGCGTGGAACGTTGGTTGCAACTGTGTTCTGAGAACAATATGCAAGTCATCATGCCGTCTGAAGCGTCGCAAATGTTCCATCTCTTGCAACGTCAAGTCTTGGGTTCATACCGCAAACCGCTGGTGATTTTCATGTCCAAACGCCTGTTGCGCTTCAAAGGTGCAATGAGCCCGCTGGAAAACTTCACCGAAGGTTCGACTTTCCGTCCGGTTATCGGCGATACCGCAGAACGTGCAAGCAACGACAGCGTGAAACGCGTAGTATTGTGTGCTGGTCAGGTTTATTATGACTTGGAAGCTGGCCGTGCCGAGCGTAAACTGGAAGATGATGTTGCTATCGTCCGCGTTGAGCAGCTGTATCCATTCCCATACGAGGAGGTTAAAGCTGAGCTGGCGAAATATCCGAACGCAAAATCTGTGGTTTGGGCACAAGAAGAGCCGAAAAACCAAGGCGCGTTCTACCAAATCCGCCACCGCATCGAAGACGTTATCAGCGAAGAGCAAAAACTGTCTTATGCCGGTCGTCCAAGCAGCGCATCACCTGCAGTGGGCTACTCAAGCAAACACATTGCTCAATTGAAACAATTGGTTGAAGACGCTTTGGCATTGTAA
- the gltA gene encoding citrate synthase yields the protein MSKSVKLTTPNQETLELPVLEASIGHDVVDIRTLTKNTGLFSFDPGFVSTASCESKITYIDGDEGLLYYRGYPIEQLAEKSDYLEVCYLLIYGELPTSEQKKEFDATVGRHTMLHEQLTWFFRGFRRDAHPMAMMVGVVGALSAFYQDSLDITNPEHRKIAIYRLISKIPTIAAMCYRYSNGLPFNYPKNNLSYAENFLHMMFATPCEEYKPNPVLARALDRIFILHADHEQNASTSTVRLAGSSGANPFACIAAGIACLWGASHGGANEAVLKMLDEIGDVSNVAAYMEGVKQRKYRLMGFGHRVYRNMDPRANIMRETCYEVLKELGLEDSPKFKLAMELEQIALKDPFFVERKLYPNVDFYSGIVLSALGIPTEMFTVIFALSRSVGWISHWHEMISDPALKIGRPRQLYTGAERRDYVPVDKR from the coding sequence ATGTCTAAATCAGTCAAGCTCACCACCCCAAATCAAGAGACCTTGGAACTGCCAGTATTGGAAGCAAGTATCGGCCATGATGTGGTTGATATTCGTACTTTGACTAAAAATACAGGTCTGTTTTCCTTCGACCCCGGATTCGTGTCAACTGCAAGTTGCGAATCCAAAATCACTTATATTGATGGCGATGAAGGTCTGTTGTATTACCGTGGTTATCCTATCGAGCAGCTGGCCGAAAAATCCGATTACTTGGAAGTTTGCTATCTGTTGATTTACGGCGAACTGCCTACCTCTGAACAGAAAAAAGAATTTGATGCCACAGTGGGTCGCCATACTATGCTGCATGAACAGCTGACTTGGTTCTTCCGCGGTTTCCGTCGCGATGCGCATCCGATGGCGATGATGGTGGGTGTGGTTGGCGCGCTGTCTGCGTTTTATCAAGACAGCTTGGATATTACCAATCCTGAACACCGCAAAATTGCAATTTACCGCTTAATCTCCAAAATTCCGACAATTGCGGCAATGTGTTACCGTTATTCCAACGGTCTGCCGTTCAATTATCCAAAAAATAACCTTTCCTATGCTGAAAACTTCTTGCACATGATGTTCGCAACACCATGTGAAGAATACAAACCTAATCCAGTATTGGCTCGCGCGCTTGACCGCATCTTTATTTTGCATGCCGACCACGAGCAAAACGCCTCTACTTCGACTGTACGTTTGGCCGGCTCTTCTGGTGCAAATCCATTTGCCTGTATCGCTGCCGGTATCGCCTGTCTGTGGGGTGCCTCACACGGCGGTGCAAACGAAGCTGTGTTGAAGATGCTGGACGAAATCGGCGATGTGTCTAATGTTGCTGCATACATGGAAGGTGTGAAACAACGCAAATACCGTCTGATGGGCTTTGGTCACCGCGTATACCGCAATATGGACCCACGAGCCAACATCATGCGCGAAACCTGTTATGAAGTCTTGAAAGAATTGGGCTTGGAAGACAGTCCTAAATTCAAGCTGGCGATGGAATTGGAACAAATTGCACTGAAAGATCCATTCTTTGTTGAGCGCAAGCTGTATCCAAATGTCGATTTCTACTCCGGTATCGTCTTGTCCGCATTGGGCATTCCAACTGAAATGTTTACCGTTATCTTCGCATTGTCGCGCAGTGTAGGTTGGATTTCTCATTGGCATGAAATGATTAGCGATCCAGCACTGAAAATCGGTCGCCCACGTCAACTGTATACCGGTGCAGAACGTCGCGATTACGTTCCGGTAGATAAACGCTAA